Proteins encoded together in one Electrophorus electricus isolate fEleEle1 chromosome 9, fEleEle1.pri, whole genome shotgun sequence window:
- the bri3bp gene encoding BRI3-binding protein: MTKAKAGVICALLLASVLVAQAARGRREPGSPNSFRRAASGAYQTLCSAFGEDNIRSAYKFLSKTTERFVHGVDSFLDTVWKVWTDLLDVMGIDASNLTHYFSPASVSSSPARALLLVAAVLVAYWFLSLFLGGFFYLLHAVFGRFFWLARVVLFALSCLYILQKFEGDPEKAVLPLCFIMAVYFMTGPVGAHWRRGACPSTLEEKIDHLDTQIRLLNIRLSRVIDNLERSSDQ; this comes from the exons ATGACGAAGGCAAAGGCAGGTGTGATCTGCGCACTGCTGCTGGCGTCCGTGCTCGTGGCCCAGGCGGCTCGAGGCAGGAGGGAGCCGGGCAGCCCAAACAGCTTCCGCAGGGCCGCGAGCGGCGCGTACCAGACCCTCTGCAGCGCGTTCGGAGAGGACAACATCAGGAGCGCGTACAAG TTCTTGTCCAAGACCACTGAGAGGTTCGTACATGGTGTGGATTCTTTCCTGGACACAGTGTGGAAGGTGTGGACAGATCTATTGGATGTGATGGGGATTGATG cctctaaCCTGACACATTACTTTAGCCCAGCCTCCGTTTCCAGCTCTCCTGCCCGTGCGCTCCTGCTGGTGGCGGCTGTGCTGGTGGCATATTGGTTCCTCTCCTTGTTTCTGGGGGGGTTCTTTTACCTGCTGCACGCCGTGTTTGGACGGTTCTTCTGGCTGGCCCGGGTGGTCTTGTTCGCCCTGTCCTGCCTCTATATCCTTCAGAAGTTCGAGGGCGACCCGGAGAAGGCCGTCTTGCCACTGTGTTTCATCATGGCTGTGTACTTCATGACTGGGCCAGTGGGGGCGCATTGGCGCAGGGGAGCCTGTCCCAGTACACTGGAGGAGAAGATCGACCACCTCGACACCCAGATCCGTCTGCTCAACATTCGCCTCAGCAGAGTGATTGACAACCTTGAGCGCTCCAGCGACCAATGA